A part of Streptomyces sp. NBC_01235 genomic DNA contains:
- a CDS encoding DUF6114 domain-containing protein translates to MTFTQWRDGFRKWRGRRPFAGGLLLVLGGAEILVTMKAPLPVILHVGMQGLAGYLLPTLMILCGLLILFNPTQRLFYSIIAIMLSLGTWLTSNIGGFVVGLLFGAVGSCLAFGWLPDQEPRKSRHERRKGAQADRAAETVRQNTPLPGAGEPA, encoded by the coding sequence GTGACCTTCACCCAGTGGCGGGACGGCTTCCGGAAGTGGCGGGGCCGTCGGCCCTTCGCGGGCGGCCTGCTGCTCGTCCTGGGCGGCGCCGAGATCCTGGTGACCATGAAGGCTCCGCTGCCGGTCATCCTGCATGTCGGCATGCAGGGCCTGGCGGGCTATCTCCTGCCGACCCTCATGATCCTGTGCGGTCTGCTGATCCTCTTCAACCCGACCCAGCGGCTGTTCTACTCGATCATCGCCATCATGCTCTCCCTGGGCACCTGGCTCACCTCCAACATCGGCGGCTTCGTCGTCGGTCTGCTGTTCGGCGCCGTGGGCAGTTGCCTGGCCTTCGGCTGGCTGCCCGACCAGGAGCCGCGCAAGAGCCGCCACGAGCGACGCAAGGGGGCACAGGCCGATCGGGCGGCCGAGACGGTCCGGCAGAACACCCCCCTGCCCGGGGCGGGGGAGCCCGCCTGA
- a CDS encoding DUF6230 family protein, producing the protein MASSPDVTSSADNTPENPESGSAERRGRVRLRRAAVMAVPATFVAAGLAVLTAQGALGVQFAISGMPFVVTADRLEGEGFAQFGGLDNMIENSPNQGDTGGQVLVVTSVVKSGKITNMCQSVDLGGIQLVLRAGGGSTPVGVKNLAIDSDQISGDAEFTNIEIGRDSSTFDKVPIQGPAGVYGQQADTVVIKNLYQHNYAATAAVFKLPGLKMSFSSEGCEK; encoded by the coding sequence ATGGCCTCGTCCCCGGACGTCACGTCGTCCGCCGACAACACACCCGAGAACCCCGAAAGCGGTTCCGCAGAAAGACGCGGCCGGGTCCGGCTGCGCCGGGCCGCCGTGATGGCGGTGCCCGCCACCTTCGTCGCCGCGGGGCTCGCGGTCCTCACCGCGCAGGGCGCTCTGGGGGTGCAGTTCGCCATCTCCGGCATGCCGTTCGTGGTCACCGCCGACAGGCTCGAAGGAGAAGGGTTCGCGCAGTTCGGCGGACTGGACAACATGATCGAGAACAGCCCCAACCAGGGGGACACCGGCGGCCAGGTCCTGGTCGTCACCTCGGTCGTGAAGAGCGGCAAGATCACCAACATGTGCCAGAGCGTCGACCTCGGCGGCATCCAGCTCGTCCTCAGAGCCGGCGGCGGGTCCACCCCGGTGGGCGTGAAGAACCTGGCGATCGACTCCGACCAGATCTCGGGTGACGCCGAGTTCACCAACATCGAGATCGGCCGTGACTCGAGCACCTTCGACAAGGTCCCGATCCAGGGCCCCGCGGGTGTCTACGGACAACAGGCCGACACCGTCGTCATCAAGAACCTGTACCAGCACAACTACGCGGCCACCGCCGCCGTCTTCAAGCTTCCCGGTCTGAAGATGAGCTTCAGCAGCGAGGGCTGCGAGAAGTGA
- a CDS encoding Tat pathway signal sequence domain protein yields MRTRSRSLLALAGTVVALSLTAVTPASAAGAVLTTANGDVAVGDVLNASLASGTAATLYSSATGTSGVSCGTSAFSATVTDNPTAPGTATESLTAHSFGSCTANVIGVLGVTSVTVNNLPYTASVASDGTLTVTPASGSTIQTTVVLRTLLGSINCVYQAASLTGATSNTDNSITFTSQQFTKTSGSSLCFANGYFTAKYAPVTDADAAVIVN; encoded by the coding sequence ATGCGCACCCGCTCCCGCTCCCTCCTCGCCCTCGCCGGAACCGTCGTCGCCCTCTCCCTCACCGCAGTCACCCCGGCCTCCGCGGCCGGTGCGGTGCTGACGACCGCCAATGGCGACGTCGCCGTCGGTGACGTTCTCAACGCGTCCCTGGCCAGCGGCACCGCCGCCACGCTGTACTCCAGCGCGACCGGCACCAGCGGTGTCTCCTGTGGCACCTCCGCGTTCAGCGCCACCGTCACCGACAACCCCACCGCGCCGGGTACCGCCACCGAGTCGCTCACCGCACACTCCTTCGGCAGCTGCACCGCGAACGTGATCGGCGTGCTCGGCGTCACCAGCGTCACGGTCAACAACCTGCCGTACACCGCCAGCGTGGCGTCGGACGGCACCCTCACCGTGACTCCGGCGAGCGGGTCCACCATCCAGACCACGGTCGTGCTGCGCACCCTGCTGGGCAGCATCAACTGCGTCTACCAGGCCGCCAGCCTGACCGGCGCGACGAGCAACACCGACAACAGCATCACCTTCACCAGCCAGCAGTTCACCAAGACGTCCGGCTCGTCGCTCTGCTTCGCCAACGGCTACTTCACCGCGAAGTACGCTCCGGTGACCGACGCGGACGCGGCCGTCATCGTCAACTGA
- a CDS encoding lytic polysaccharide monooxygenase has translation MPRTTAHRTAALATAALSPLLLGLWAAGPAQAHGAPTDPVSRVYACSPEGGADARSAACRAAVDANGTSFAAWDNLRVANVNGRDRQTIPDGQLCSGGLSAYKGLDLARADWPSTRLTAGGTLRMTYASTIAHTGTFKLYLTKPGYDPSKPLTWSDLPERPFAEVKDPALTNGAYHLTAKLPADRTGRQMLYTIWQNSSTPDTYYSCSDVVFSQAVSQSKPESGATTKAPAAATPKPSASATPTPASGSKSASAASDAAPAQAAAASPESTPVASSSEGGSGPSAPMLAGGAAAVLVLTGGAALVARVRRR, from the coding sequence ATGCCCCGCACCACCGCACACCGCACCGCAGCACTGGCGACCGCCGCCCTCAGCCCGCTCCTGCTGGGCCTGTGGGCCGCCGGGCCGGCGCAGGCGCACGGCGCCCCCACGGATCCGGTCAGCCGGGTGTACGCCTGCTCCCCCGAGGGTGGCGCCGACGCGAGGAGCGCGGCCTGCCGGGCGGCCGTCGACGCTAACGGCACGTCCTTCGCCGCCTGGGACAACCTGCGGGTCGCGAACGTGAACGGCCGCGACCGGCAGACCATCCCCGACGGACAGTTGTGCAGCGGCGGCCTGTCCGCGTACAAGGGACTGGACCTCGCCCGCGCCGACTGGCCGTCGACCCGGCTGACGGCGGGGGGCACGCTGCGGATGACATACGCCTCGACGATCGCGCACACCGGTACGTTCAAGCTGTATCTGACGAAGCCCGGATACGACCCGTCGAAGCCGCTCACCTGGTCCGATCTTCCGGAGCGTCCGTTCGCCGAGGTCAAGGACCCGGCGCTGACGAACGGCGCCTACCACCTCACGGCGAAGCTGCCGGCCGACCGGACGGGACGTCAGATGCTGTACACGATCTGGCAGAACAGCAGCACGCCCGACACGTACTACTCGTGCTCGGACGTGGTGTTCTCGCAAGCGGTTTCGCAAAGCAAGCCGGAGAGCGGGGCGACGACGAAGGCGCCCGCTGCGGCCACGCCGAAGCCGTCCGCGAGTGCGACGCCGACCCCGGCGTCCGGCAGCAAGTCGGCGTCTGCGGCGTCCGACGCCGCACCCGCGCAGGCCGCCGCGGCCAGTCCCGAGAGCACCCCGGTGGCATCCAGCAGCGAGGGTGGCTCCGGACCGTCCGCACCGATGCTGGCGGGCGGCGCCGCGGCGGTGTTGGTACTCACCGGCGGCGCCGCCCTGGTGGCGCGTGTACGTCGGCGCTGA
- a CDS encoding S8 family peptidase produces the protein MRTSPALRRRLISAAAVSAALLTAASTASAAAQETVSQGSTVPAAQTEAAPGTPAERLIVGYKSGAAEAKSNPAAQADAAAKGKESGEDVDFQRRLGTGAALVDLGDDLTKADVADVVARYQADPQVAYVVPDRLNKPKADPNDTEYTKQWDLFESTAGMNVPGAWATSTGTGVTVAVIDTGYVAHTDLAANIVGGYDFIADTAVSVDGDGRDSNPADPGDWYNANDCGSGIPASNSSWHGTHVAGTIAAVTNNNKGVAGIAYGAKISPVRVLGKCGGYDSDIIDAITWASGGTVSGVPANSNVAKVINMSLGGDGACTSATQSAITAAVNRGTTVVVAAGNENDNVANHSPGNCNNVISVAATNRSGAKASYSNYGSLVDISAPGGQTSTGTANGILSTLNSGTKTPSSESYAYYQGTSMATPHIAGLVALVKSANSSLTPAQIETAIKNNARALPGSCSGGCGAGLADAAKTVQAVSGSGGSTGGTTFSNTTAVSIPDNGSAIESSIAVSGRTGNAPSALQVGVDITHTYRGDLVIDLVAPDGTAYRLKSASASDSADNVNTTYSVDASNETANGTWKLRIQDTAAQDTGKLNSWKLTF, from the coding sequence TTGCGCACGTCACCCGCCCTGAGACGGAGACTGATATCCGCCGCCGCGGTCTCCGCGGCCCTGCTCACCGCCGCCTCCACCGCCTCGGCCGCCGCCCAGGAAACCGTTTCCCAGGGTTCCACCGTTCCCGCCGCCCAGACCGAGGCCGCGCCCGGCACCCCGGCCGAGCGCCTCATCGTCGGCTACAAGTCCGGTGCCGCCGAGGCGAAGTCGAACCCGGCCGCCCAGGCCGACGCCGCCGCCAAGGGCAAGGAGAGCGGCGAGGACGTCGACTTCCAGCGCCGTCTCGGCACCGGCGCCGCCCTGGTCGACCTGGGCGACGACCTCACGAAGGCGGACGTCGCCGACGTCGTCGCCCGGTACCAGGCGGACCCGCAGGTCGCCTACGTCGTCCCGGACCGGCTGAACAAGCCGAAGGCCGACCCGAACGACACCGAGTACACCAAGCAGTGGGACCTCTTCGAGTCCACCGCCGGCATGAACGTGCCGGGCGCCTGGGCCACTTCGACCGGCACCGGCGTCACGGTCGCCGTCATCGACACCGGTTACGTCGCGCACACCGACCTCGCCGCGAATATCGTCGGCGGCTATGACTTCATCGCCGACACCGCGGTCTCCGTCGACGGCGACGGCCGCGACAGCAACCCGGCCGACCCGGGCGACTGGTACAACGCCAACGACTGCGGCTCCGGCATCCCGGCCAGCAACTCCTCCTGGCACGGCACTCACGTGGCCGGCACCATCGCCGCCGTCACGAACAACAACAAGGGCGTCGCGGGCATCGCCTACGGTGCGAAGATCTCGCCGGTCCGTGTGCTCGGCAAGTGCGGCGGTTACGACTCCGACATCATCGACGCCATCACCTGGGCGTCAGGCGGAACCGTTTCCGGTGTTCCCGCCAACTCCAACGTCGCCAAGGTCATCAACATGAGCCTGGGCGGCGACGGGGCGTGCACCTCGGCGACCCAGAGCGCGATCACCGCCGCCGTGAACCGCGGTACTACCGTCGTCGTGGCCGCCGGCAACGAGAACGACAACGTGGCGAACCACTCGCCGGGCAACTGCAACAACGTCATCTCGGTCGCGGCGACCAACCGCAGCGGCGCCAAGGCGTCCTACTCCAACTACGGTTCCCTCGTGGACATCTCGGCGCCCGGCGGCCAGACCAGCACCGGCACCGCGAACGGCATCCTGTCCACGCTGAACTCCGGCACCAAGACGCCGTCGAGCGAGTCGTACGCCTACTACCAGGGCACCAGCATGGCCACCCCGCACATCGCGGGCCTGGTCGCGCTGGTGAAGTCGGCCAACTCCTCGCTGACCCCGGCGCAGATCGAGACGGCCATCAAGAACAACGCCCGTGCACTGCCCGGCTCCTGCTCCGGCGGGTGCGGCGCGGGTCTGGCGGACGCGGCCAAGACGGTGCAGGCGGTGAGCGGCTCCGGCGGCTCCACGGGGGGCACCACCTTCTCCAACACCACCGCGGTCTCCATCCCGGACAACGGTTCCGCGATCGAGTCCTCCATCGCCGTCAGCGGCCGCACCGGCAACGCGCCGAGCGCCCTCCAGGTCGGCGTCGACATCACCCACACCTACCGCGGTGACCTGGTGATCGACCTGGTGGCCCCCGACGGAACCGCTTACCGGCTGAAGTCCGCCAGCGCCTCCGACTCCGCGGACAACGTCAACACCACCTACTCGGTGGACGCCTCCAACGAAACCGCCAACGGCACCTGGAAGCTGCGGATCCAGGACACGGCCGCGCAGGACACGGGGAAGCTCAACAGCTGGAAGCTGACCTTCTGA
- a CDS encoding ScbR family autoregulator-binding transcription factor, with translation MARQLRAEQTRTTIITAAADLFDRHGYESTSLSDIVEHAHVTKGALYFHFAAKEDLAHAIMELQSQAARRVAGEIDDRGYCSLEALIRLTFGLTRLSVEGPIARAGLRLATGGVAVRPPLPHPFAELLDLISRRLGGAVKDSDIHPDVDVDAVAHSLVCFFVGTRVVGRSREPAGRLPRRMAEMWHVLIRGLVPVPRRPRYLSLAARLEREIMAMV, from the coding sequence ATGGCGAGGCAGTTACGCGCCGAACAGACCCGCACGACGATCATCACGGCCGCCGCCGACCTGTTCGATCGGCATGGCTACGAGTCGACAAGCCTCAGTGACATCGTCGAGCACGCCCACGTCACCAAGGGCGCCCTCTACTTCCACTTCGCGGCGAAGGAGGACCTGGCCCACGCCATCATGGAGTTGCAGTCCCAGGCCGCGCGGCGGGTCGCCGGCGAGATCGACGACCGCGGCTACTGTTCTCTCGAAGCACTCATACGCCTGACGTTCGGTCTGACGCGGCTGTCGGTCGAGGGCCCGATCGCCCGGGCCGGCCTGCGGCTCGCCACCGGGGGAGTGGCGGTCCGACCGCCGCTGCCGCATCCGTTCGCGGAGTTGCTGGACCTGATCTCCCGGCGGCTCGGCGGCGCGGTCAAGGATTCCGACATCCACCCGGATGTCGACGTCGATGCCGTGGCGCACTCCCTGGTCTGCTTCTTCGTCGGCACCCGAGTCGTCGGCCGCTCCCGCGAACCCGCCGGCCGACTGCCCCGCCGGATGGCCGAGATGTGGCACGTCCTCATCAGGGGCCTGGTGCCGGTACCGCGCCGGCCACGTTATCTGAGCCTCGCGGCGCGGCTGGAGCGGGAGATCATGGCGATGGTGTGA
- a CDS encoding damage-control phosphatase ARMT1 family protein, whose translation MPDTPAPPVILGNEPGSFPHSVLAERHPAIIRQVRDAFPYGPEVHQGLDALLASCTKGVIEPLPADARDRERWRAWGLDAYAGRSWFDVPWLWSESYFYRQLLDAVGYFGSGPWQGIDPFRPFKLAELDAPETLEELAVLDILEDRPVEERARALLHGSLWGNRADLGFRLSDAEAEERAAVPGLVADDSETLWSLLSRRETDPEAEAGTGTGADAPAGIATETPARTRPRARTRPRTLCLVADNAGRELIPDLLLAAHLLAHGRCDRVVLHVKPYPYYVSDATTADVVDALRKLTGAPGVAADHGRRLWAAMAEGSLTVRAHPFSAAPLPYAEMPDDLRAEFATATLTIVKGDLNYRRLVGDSRWAPTTPFVDVTAYFPGPVAALRTLKSDVITGLDADTEAALVAAEGQRWRTGGTHALIQLRE comes from the coding sequence ATGCCCGACACCCCCGCCCCGCCCGTGATCCTCGGCAACGAGCCCGGCTCGTTCCCTCACAGTGTCCTGGCCGAACGGCACCCGGCGATCATCCGGCAGGTGCGGGACGCGTTCCCCTACGGTCCGGAGGTCCACCAGGGCTTGGACGCGCTGTTGGCCAGCTGCACCAAGGGCGTGATCGAACCGCTCCCCGCCGATGCGCGCGACCGCGAGAGGTGGCGGGCGTGGGGGCTCGACGCGTACGCCGGCCGTTCCTGGTTCGACGTGCCCTGGCTGTGGTCGGAGAGCTACTTCTACCGTCAACTCCTCGACGCGGTCGGCTACTTCGGCTCTGGTCCCTGGCAGGGAATCGACCCCTTCCGCCCCTTCAAGCTCGCCGAGCTCGACGCGCCGGAGACCCTCGAGGAACTGGCCGTGCTCGACATCCTCGAGGACCGTCCGGTCGAGGAGCGGGCCCGCGCTCTCCTGCACGGCTCCCTCTGGGGCAACCGCGCCGACCTCGGTTTCCGGCTGTCCGACGCCGAGGCCGAGGAGCGGGCCGCCGTCCCGGGGCTGGTCGCCGACGACAGCGAGACGCTGTGGTCCCTGCTGTCGAGAAGGGAAACAGACCCGGAAGCGGAGGCGGGTACCGGTACTGGCGCCGACGCCCCTGCCGGGATCGCCACCGAGACCCCCGCCCGCACGCGTCCCCGCGCCCGCACGCGTCCCCGTACTCTGTGCCTCGTCGCCGACAACGCGGGCCGCGAACTGATCCCCGACCTTCTCCTGGCGGCGCACCTCCTCGCCCATGGGCGGTGCGACCGGGTTGTCCTGCACGTCAAGCCGTACCCGTACTACGTCTCCGACGCCACGACGGCCGATGTCGTCGACGCCCTGAGGAAACTGACGGGCGCGCCGGGAGTGGCAGCCGACCACGGCCGACGTCTGTGGGCGGCCATGGCGGAAGGCAGCCTGACGGTCCGTGCCCATCCCTTCTCCGCGGCCCCGCTGCCGTACGCGGAGATGCCGGACGACCTGCGGGCCGAGTTCGCGACGGCCACTCTGACGATCGTGAAGGGCGACCTCAACTACCGCCGCCTGGTGGGCGACAGTCGCTGGGCCCCGACCACGCCGTTCGTCGATGTGACCGCCTACTTCCCTGGCCCGGTCGCGGCCTTGCGCACGCTGAAGTCCGACGTGATCACCGGCCTCGACGCCGATACGGAGGCCGCACTGGTCGCCGCCGAGGGGCAACGCTGGCGCACGGGCGGGACGCATGCGCTGATCCAGCTGCGGGAGTGA
- a CDS encoding cytochrome P450, with amino-acid sequence MTFDQLPPVPDVFDPRQYAEEVPYAAYRVLRDHHPVAWQQEAEVLGWPAGPGFWAVTRHADVVRVLKDSATYSSYVGATQIRDPDPDDLPFIRRMMLNQDPPDHGRLRRLVSRAFTPGRVERFAEVAGERARTLCDGALRQARAADGCVDLVSAVTDDYALLNLADLLGVPESDRGLLLHWTRRVIGYQDPDEAGTDRRDAAGRPVDPRSPAALRDMFAYAQQLAAHRRRHPVDDVMTTLALDPELADAELEMFFFLLTVAGNDTVRSAAPGGLLALAKHPKVYERLHAGEVELSSAVDELLRWHPPVLTFRRTAARDTELAGRRIRAGEKVVVFHAAANRDERAFEEPDLLDLTRAPNPHVSFGDGPHVCLGAHFARLQLRLLYREVLRTWPVLRTAGPPRRLVSNFINGIKSLPVQGT; translated from the coding sequence ATGACCTTCGATCAACTACCTCCCGTTCCCGACGTGTTCGACCCACGGCAGTACGCCGAAGAGGTGCCCTACGCCGCCTACCGCGTCCTGCGCGACCACCACCCGGTGGCCTGGCAGCAGGAGGCCGAGGTGCTGGGATGGCCCGCCGGGCCGGGCTTCTGGGCGGTGACCCGGCACGCGGACGTCGTACGCGTGCTCAAGGACTCGGCGACGTACTCCTCGTATGTCGGTGCCACCCAGATCCGCGATCCCGACCCGGACGACCTGCCGTTCATCAGGCGCATGATGCTCAACCAGGATCCGCCGGACCATGGGCGGTTGAGGCGGCTGGTGAGCCGGGCCTTCACCCCGGGCCGGGTCGAACGTTTCGCGGAGGTCGCCGGGGAGCGTGCGCGTACGTTGTGCGACGGCGCCCTGCGGCAGGCACGCGCCGCAGACGGGTGCGTCGACCTCGTGTCCGCCGTGACCGACGACTACGCCCTGCTCAACCTCGCGGACCTGCTGGGCGTTCCGGAGAGCGACCGCGGGCTGCTGCTGCACTGGACACGGCGCGTCATCGGCTACCAGGACCCCGATGAGGCAGGTACCGACCGGCGGGACGCGGCGGGACGGCCGGTCGATCCCCGATCGCCCGCGGCCCTGCGGGACATGTTCGCCTATGCGCAGCAACTCGCCGCGCACAGACGGCGGCATCCCGTCGACGATGTCATGACGACCCTCGCCCTCGACCCCGAACTCGCCGACGCCGAACTGGAGATGTTCTTCTTCCTGCTCACCGTCGCCGGCAACGACACCGTTCGCAGCGCCGCCCCCGGCGGCCTACTGGCACTGGCGAAGCATCCGAAGGTGTACGAGCGCCTGCATGCCGGCGAGGTCGAACTCTCCTCGGCAGTCGACGAGTTGCTGCGCTGGCACCCGCCCGTGCTCACCTTTCGGCGCACCGCCGCCCGGGACACCGAGCTCGCGGGACGGCGGATCCGGGCGGGCGAGAAGGTAGTCGTCTTCCACGCGGCCGCCAACCGCGACGAACGCGCCTTCGAAGAGCCGGACTTGCTGGATCTCACGCGTGCGCCGAACCCGCATGTGTCCTTCGGGGACGGGCCCCACGTCTGCCTGGGCGCGCACTTCGCCCGACTGCAACTGCGGCTGCTCTACCGGGAGGTACTGCGGACGTGGCCCGTGCTGCGGACGGCCGGGCCGCCCCGACGCCTGGTGTCGAACTTCATCAACGGGATCAAGTCGCTGCCGGTGCAGGGCACTTGA
- a CDS encoding alpha/beta fold hydrolase yields METFVLPHELHGDGAHKVFAVHGWLADRSAYAPVLPDLDRTSFQYALVDLRGYGAARHLVGTHSTAEAALDLVALADRLGWERFSVVGHSMGGAIGQRLLAMAPHRLRRLVGVSPVPASGLALPTELWELFAGAADRAENRRVILDLTTGGRRPAAWLDRMVARSVEASDTKAFRAWLDSWALEDFHERTEGSTVPALAVTGALDPALSADLMRETWLRWYPRAELHELSAAGHYAMDETPLELIRVWEDFLRADDRGMAA; encoded by the coding sequence CTGGAAACCTTCGTGCTCCCTCATGAGCTGCACGGCGACGGCGCCCACAAGGTGTTCGCGGTGCACGGCTGGCTGGCCGACCGGTCCGCGTACGCGCCCGTTCTGCCCGACCTCGACCGGACGTCCTTCCAGTACGCGCTGGTGGATCTGCGCGGCTACGGCGCGGCCAGGCACCTGGTCGGCACGCACTCGACCGCCGAGGCCGCGCTCGACCTCGTGGCTCTGGCCGACCGGCTGGGCTGGGAGCGGTTCTCGGTGGTGGGGCACTCGATGGGCGGCGCGATCGGTCAGCGACTCCTCGCCATGGCTCCGCACCGGCTGCGGCGACTGGTCGGCGTGTCCCCGGTGCCCGCGTCGGGGCTGGCGCTGCCGACGGAGCTCTGGGAGCTGTTCGCGGGCGCGGCGGACAGGGCGGAGAACCGGCGCGTCATCCTCGACCTCACGACGGGTGGCCGCCGCCCGGCCGCCTGGCTGGACCGGATGGTCGCCCGTTCGGTGGAGGCCAGCGACACCAAAGCGTTCCGCGCCTGGTTGGACTCGTGGGCCCTGGAGGACTTCCACGAGCGGACCGAGGGCTCGACCGTCCCCGCACTCGCCGTGACCGGCGCCCTGGACCCCGCCCTCTCGGCCGATCTGATGCGCGAGACGTGGCTGCGCTGGTACCCGCGCGCCGAGCTCCACGAATTGTCGGCCGCAGGTCATTACGCGATGGACGAGACGCCCCTGGAGCTGATCCGGGTGTGGGAGGACTTCCTGCGCGCGGACGACAGGGGCATGGCCGCATGA
- a CDS encoding LLM class flavin-dependent oxidoreductase, protein MRIGVAPHRLWPAREDELDDVLDLARQAEVLGFDHVFASSHVVAGDLGVTPDPLVLLSAVAGATRRIGLLTSVLILPLYNPVVLAHQASTLDRLSGGRFTLGVGTGWDAAEFAAVGVPFAGRGRRTDEHLAAVRELWHGGRLGVRPRTQGGPPLWIGGQSDAALRRALRFGDAWHGSGVDAEALAGVRDRLAALGEGEGRDPGTLELTAGLFLVPPGLTPAVQAPGRPLGGTDATAESVREELGRLAEAGLAAASLWLPVATEALPDALRWVAENVLAHFSED, encoded by the coding sequence ATGCGCATCGGAGTGGCTCCGCACAGGCTGTGGCCCGCGCGGGAGGACGAGCTCGACGACGTTCTCGACCTCGCGCGGCAGGCCGAAGTCCTGGGCTTCGACCATGTGTTCGCCAGCAGCCACGTCGTGGCCGGGGACCTCGGCGTGACCCCGGATCCACTGGTCCTGCTGTCCGCCGTCGCCGGGGCGACCCGGCGTATCGGCCTGCTGACGAGTGTCCTGATCCTGCCGCTGTACAACCCCGTCGTCCTCGCCCATCAGGCATCCACTCTCGACCGTCTTTCCGGCGGCCGGTTCACGCTCGGCGTCGGCACCGGATGGGACGCGGCGGAGTTCGCCGCCGTGGGCGTGCCGTTCGCGGGCCGGGGCCGACGCACCGACGAACACCTTGCCGCTGTAAGGGAGTTGTGGCACGGCGGCCGACTCGGGGTGCGGCCCCGTACGCAGGGCGGCCCGCCCCTGTGGATCGGCGGGCAGAGCGACGCGGCGCTGCGCCGGGCGCTGCGGTTCGGGGATGCCTGGCACGGTTCCGGCGTCGACGCGGAGGCGCTCGCCGGGGTGCGCGACCGGCTGGCCGCACTCGGGGAAGGGGAGGGACGCGATCCGGGCACCCTGGAGCTGACCGCGGGCCTGTTCCTCGTGCCGCCGGGGCTCACGCCGGCCGTTCAGGCACCCGGCCGTCCGCTCGGCGGAACCGACGCCACTGCCGAGAGCGTGCGCGAGGAGCTGGGGCGGCTGGCCGAGGCCGGGCTCGCCGCGGCCTCGCTGTGGCTGCCCGTGGCCACGGAAGCCTTGCCGGACGCCCTCCGCTGGGTTGCCGAAAACGTTCTCGCTCATTTTTCCGAAGACTGA